A region from the Flavobacterium enshiense genome encodes:
- the hemL gene encoding glutamate-1-semialdehyde 2,1-aminomutase: protein MLYQRSSQLFVEAAKVIPGGVNSPVRAFKAVGGTPIFAKEAKGAYLYDEDGNRLIDYINSWGPMLLGHAFEPVVSAVIEKAKKGTSFGMPTALETEIAALAVSMVPNIDKIRFVNSGTEACMSAIRLARGFTKRDKIVKFSGCYHGHSDSFLIQAGSGAITFGSPNSPGVTSGTAKDTLLARYNDLNSVKELFEANKNEIAAIIIEPVAGNMGCIPPKGGFLEGLRQLCDENGALLIFDEVMTGFRLAKGGAQELFGIKADIACFGKVIGGGLPVGAFAARNEIMDYLAPVGPVYQAGTLSGNPLAMAAGLAMLQEINSDVELFQRLEEKTAYLEKGIVKVLTDNNIVFTINRVGSMISAHFDANPVCDFQTAANGDNETFKKFFHGLLREGVYIAPSAYETWFITDALTYDDLDFTINAIDKVAKEL from the coding sequence ATGTTATATCAAAGAAGCAGTCAGCTTTTTGTAGAGGCTGCAAAAGTAATCCCTGGCGGTGTTAATTCTCCGGTTAGAGCGTTTAAAGCCGTTGGTGGAACACCAATTTTTGCAAAAGAAGCCAAAGGGGCTTATTTGTACGACGAAGATGGTAACCGATTAATTGATTATATCAATTCCTGGGGGCCTATGCTTTTAGGACATGCTTTTGAACCGGTAGTGAGTGCGGTTATTGAAAAAGCAAAAAAAGGAACTTCTTTTGGAATGCCTACTGCTTTGGAAACGGAAATTGCGGCACTTGCAGTTTCGATGGTTCCGAATATTGATAAAATACGTTTTGTGAATTCAGGTACTGAAGCTTGTATGAGTGCCATTCGATTGGCTCGTGGTTTTACTAAAAGAGATAAGATTGTAAAATTCTCAGGATGTTATCACGGTCACTCCGATTCGTTTCTGATTCAGGCTGGAAGTGGAGCTATCACTTTTGGCTCTCCGAATAGTCCCGGTGTAACGTCTGGGACGGCAAAAGATACACTGTTGGCACGTTATAACGATTTGAATAGCGTAAAAGAATTGTTTGAAGCTAATAAAAATGAAATTGCCGCCATAATCATAGAGCCTGTAGCGGGTAATATGGGATGTATTCCTCCAAAAGGAGGCTTTTTAGAGGGTTTGCGTCAACTTTGTGATGAAAATGGCGCTTTGCTTATTTTTGATGAAGTAATGACAGGATTTCGCTTAGCAAAAGGTGGTGCTCAGGAGTTATTTGGAATAAAAGCTGATATTGCTTGTTTTGGTAAAGTTATAGGAGGAGGATTGCCGGTTGGAGCCTTTGCTGCAAGAAATGAGATTATGGATTATCTGGCGCCGGTAGGGCCGGTTTATCAGGCGGGAACCTTGTCCGGTAACCCATTGGCGATGGCAGCCGGATTAGCAATGTTGCAGGAAATTAATTCGGATGTAGAATTGTTTCAGCGTCTTGAAGAAAAAACGGCCTATTTGGAAAAAGGAATTGTCAAAGTGTTGACAGATAATAATATAGTGTTTACAATAAATCGCGTGGGTTCGATGATTTCTGCGCATTTTGATGCTAACCCAGTTTGTGATTTTCAAACGGCGGCAAATGGAGATAATGAAACATTTAAAAAGTTCTTCCACGGACTGTTGAGAGAAGGAGTTTATATTGCGCCTTCGGCTTATGAAACCTGGTTTATTACTGATGCCTTAACCTATGACGATTTAGATTTTACCATTAATGCCATAGATAAAGTTGCTAAAGAGCTATAA
- a CDS encoding T9SS type A sorting domain-containing protein — translation MESKLLKGTLLLAVAMFNQSELFAQMYVSPNSYVFVNNEQLFIKGDLELNSATSNMYLRNDAQLLQGATAAGANKGVGTLSVYQEGTADGFDYNCWSSPVGNVLSSTAVNNLFGISQLKDVSGLTTSVDPILTSNLNGLASPLTISTRWIHKFIVSNVYADWVYVGGANTIKPGEGFTMKGTDGTSANNTGAKQRYDFRGKPNDGTIDITVAPGMNTLTGNPYPSAINLNLFLNDPANKAVLNGQALFWEHNDAVNSHYLVDYQGGYGIYVANGIDPDYSPGTYTAATWDTYNGDGTINTSGGSTGATYKRMFTPIGQGFMVEGIAAGTVQMKNSYRVFVKEGLANNSEFERNTNDENNTSRWGEIQNVANVDYTQYSNKELPQIKIHTVLNNKYSREAVLAFNNRATDAFDLGMDAKTAENSLPNDAYFPIDATSQYVISTLPFDINKKIPFAFKVGSQTTFKVTVGKLINFTEAENIYMHDKVTGLYHDIKNNFFEITLPTGIVKDRFEITFRNANLSTGENVLSESLTVYQNNNDKTLNIANPQMIDLKSCAIYDVAGKLLFTKNKLGANAEYEFSTSNLSDGVYIVRLNTNDNREMGIKVMVKN, via the coding sequence ATGGAGTCAAAATTGCTTAAAGGAACATTGTTACTGGCAGTGGCAATGTTTAATCAATCGGAGCTTTTCGCTCAAATGTATGTTAGTCCTAATAGCTATGTGTTCGTAAATAATGAACAGTTGTTTATTAAGGGCGATCTTGAGTTGAACTCTGCCACAAGTAATATGTATCTGAGAAATGATGCGCAGTTACTTCAAGGGGCTACGGCTGCTGGAGCGAATAAAGGTGTAGGGACTTTGTCAGTCTACCAAGAAGGTACAGCAGATGGTTTTGATTATAACTGTTGGAGTTCGCCTGTAGGAAATGTGCTTTCTTCTACTGCTGTTAATAATCTTTTTGGGATTTCTCAATTAAAAGACGTGAGTGGACTTACTACCTCAGTTGATCCTATATTGACATCGAATCTTAATGGTTTGGCTTCTCCGCTGACTATTTCAACCCGATGGATACATAAATTTATAGTCTCCAATGTATATGCGGATTGGGTTTATGTTGGAGGTGCTAATACAATTAAGCCAGGGGAGGGTTTTACAATGAAAGGAACTGACGGGACAAGTGCTAATAATACCGGGGCCAAACAGCGATATGATTTCAGGGGAAAACCTAATGACGGGACTATTGATATAACAGTTGCGCCTGGAATGAACACTTTAACGGGTAATCCATACCCATCTGCAATCAATCTTAATCTTTTTTTAAATGATCCAGCGAATAAAGCAGTTTTAAATGGTCAGGCTCTTTTTTGGGAACATAATGATGCTGTCAATTCTCATTATTTAGTAGATTATCAAGGGGGATATGGAATATATGTGGCAAACGGAATTGATCCGGATTATTCGCCAGGAACCTATACTGCTGCTACATGGGACACTTATAATGGTGACGGAACTATAAATACTTCTGGAGGTTCTACAGGGGCTACGTATAAAAGAATGTTTACTCCAATTGGGCAAGGTTTTATGGTTGAGGGTATTGCAGCAGGGACTGTTCAGATGAAAAACAGTTACCGTGTTTTTGTGAAAGAAGGTCTGGCCAACAATTCTGAATTTGAAAGAAATACAAACGATGAGAACAATACTTCTAGATGGGGAGAAATACAAAATGTGGCAAATGTTGATTATACGCAATATTCTAATAAAGAATTGCCTCAAATAAAGATTCACACGGTTTTAAACAATAAATATTCAAGAGAGGCGGTATTGGCATTTAACAATCGAGCAACTGATGCTTTTGATTTGGGAATGGATGCTAAAACTGCTGAAAACTCATTGCCGAATGATGCTTATTTTCCAATTGATGCGACAAGTCAATACGTAATTTCAACACTTCCTTTTGATATCAATAAAAAGATTCCATTTGCTTTCAAAGTAGGAAGTCAAACTACTTTTAAAGTTACTGTTGGGAAATTGATTAATTTTACAGAGGCTGAGAATATCTATATGCATGATAAGGTTACAGGTCTGTATCACGATATTAAAAATAATTTCTTTGAAATTACGTTGCCAACCGGAATTGTGAAAGACAGATTCGAAATTACTTTCCGAAATGCTAATTTATCAACTGGTGAAAATGTATTGTCAGAAAGTTTAACGGTGTATCAGAATAATAATGATAAAACGTTGAATATCGCAAATCCTCAGATGATCGATTTGAAATCTTGTGCAATCTACGATGTTGCAGGTAAGTTGTTATTTACTAAAAACAAATTAGGGGCAAATGCGGAATATGAGTTTTCAACGTCTAATTTAAGTGATGGTGTTTATATTGTAAGGTTGAATACCAACGATAATAGAGAAATGGGAATTAAGGTAATGGTGAAAAACTAA
- a CDS encoding glucosaminidase domain-containing protein: MNQAKKKPVVNTNQRDNSSSSQTKSEVLEATSKISATPELIKEYIEQYKEIAKDNMRKHGIPSSITLAQGVLESGAGTGVLARKANNHFGIKCHNGWTGERVHHDDDAAQECFRKYEHSAESYRDHSLFLTTRNRYANLFKLDKGDYEAWAKGLRAAGYATDVKYPEKLIGLIERYELYKIDEEVLGSNYRPVVKVSEMPMDDKSYRVSQGDTLYSISRKFSVTVDELMKINQLSDNAISIGQILKIKS, from the coding sequence GTGAATCAGGCTAAGAAAAAGCCGGTGGTTAATACTAACCAAAGAGATAATTCCTCTTCATCTCAAACCAAATCTGAAGTTTTGGAAGCGACATCGAAGATTTCCGCTACTCCGGAATTGATTAAAGAATACATAGAGCAATACAAAGAGATTGCTAAAGATAACATGCGTAAACATGGGATTCCTTCGAGTATTACCCTGGCGCAAGGTGTTTTGGAATCAGGCGCAGGAACAGGAGTTTTAGCTCGGAAAGCAAATAATCATTTCGGTATAAAATGCCATAACGGATGGACTGGTGAAAGAGTTCATCATGACGATGATGCAGCCCAGGAATGTTTTAGGAAATATGAACATTCGGCAGAATCCTATCGCGATCATTCTTTGTTTTTAACAACCAGAAACAGATATGCTAATTTGTTTAAGCTTGATAAAGGAGATTATGAGGCATGGGCTAAGGGATTGCGCGCAGCGGGTTACGCTACAGATGTGAAATATCCTGAAAAACTCATTGGTTTAATTGAACGATATGAGTTGTATAAAATAGATGAAGAGGTGCTGGGATCTAATTACCGACCTGTTGTCAAAGTGTCTGAAATGCCAATGGATGATAAATCATATAGGGTATCGCAGGGTGATACATTGTATTCCATTTCAAGAAAATTTAGTGTTACCGTAGATGAACTGATGAAGATTAATCAGCTTTCAGATAATGCCATATCCATAGGTCAAATTCTAAAAATAAAATCATAA
- a CDS encoding 1-aminocyclopropane-1-carboxylate deaminase/D-cysteine desulfhydrase gives MQSYNQLVEKIEEKGVSLYLKREDLLHPEISGNKFRKLKYNLIEAKSEGVDALLTFGGAFSNHIAAVSAAGNKYGFKTIGIIRGDELIDKIDENPTLLFARENGMKFVFVTREMFRQKDNLEFIETLRSEYGNFYLLPEGGTNNLAVKGCEEILTDEDEDFAYICCAVGTGGTIAGIINSLQENQKAIGFSSLKGAFLCDDIRSFAKNNNWELISDYHFGGYGKVSEELIFFLNEFYRKTGIPLDPVYTGKMMFGIYDLIKKGYFKEGSKILAIHTGGLQGCKGMNLFLKKKHLPILNYI, from the coding sequence ATGCAATCATACAATCAGCTGGTTGAAAAAATTGAAGAAAAAGGTGTCTCTCTTTATTTGAAACGGGAAGATTTGCTCCATCCGGAAATTTCAGGGAATAAATTTCGGAAACTAAAGTATAATCTGATTGAGGCAAAATCAGAAGGAGTGGATGCCCTATTGACATTCGGCGGGGCTTTTTCAAATCATATCGCTGCTGTTTCGGCTGCGGGTAATAAATATGGTTTTAAAACCATCGGGATTATCAGAGGTGATGAGTTGATCGATAAAATTGACGAGAATCCGACTCTTTTGTTTGCCAGGGAAAATGGGATGAAGTTTGTCTTCGTTACGAGGGAGATGTTTCGTCAAAAAGACAATCTTGAATTTATTGAAACGTTGAGATCGGAATATGGCAATTTTTATCTTTTACCCGAGGGAGGAACAAATAATCTTGCTGTAAAAGGATGTGAAGAGATTTTGACAGACGAAGACGAAGATTTTGCATATATCTGTTGTGCGGTTGGTACCGGTGGAACCATTGCCGGTATAATCAATTCACTGCAGGAAAATCAAAAAGCAATTGGGTTTTCATCATTAAAGGGAGCGTTTTTGTGCGATGATATTCGTAGTTTTGCGAAAAATAATAATTGGGAATTAATTTCTGATTATCATTTTGGTGGATACGGTAAAGTGTCTGAAGAATTAATCTTTTTTTTAAATGAATTTTACAGGAAAACAGGAATTCCTTTGGATCCTGTTTATACAGGAAAGATGATGTTTGGGATTTATGATTTAATAAAGAAAGGGTATTTTAAGGAAGGTTCTAAAATATTGGCAATACATACCGGAGGTCTGCAGGGATGCAAAGGGATGAATCTTTTTTTGAAAAAGAAACATTTGCCAATTCTAAATTATATATGA